A single region of the Gemella sp. zg-570 genome encodes:
- a CDS encoding competence protein CoiA: MYIVYDKNNKICNAIDEEINRRDKYYCPLCKSEVIFKKGSKIQSHFAHVKNSECSFENYKKESKEHLEVKKKLYQHFKNKYKNVQVEYIFKTNDSLQIADLYLADKNIALEYQRSIIPYTLLADRTRGYLDAGIKLIWLIDVNKFVKEIKRNNDIVYIKYSPFVDNFLNYHKGAIFFYGFDRNRDEILFYQLWASSLKKHNAICKISSCKLSNFDLPLNFTFSSKNLTTKFYPTDIENYVYRQLKFDKTVKNKLLSLFYNQRIALNKIPKIIGLNLNEQLLLRSPLIMWQGQMFKLYKQGKSYQEILKYMLNYITFIDTIYINDYEKLRILKKIIDWYYTKLQN; this comes from the coding sequence ATGTATATTGTATATGATAAAAATAATAAAATTTGTAATGCAATAGATGAGGAGATAAATAGAAGGGATAAGTATTATTGTCCCCTGTGCAAGAGTGAAGTTATTTTTAAAAAGGGAAGCAAAATCCAATCACATTTTGCTCATGTAAAAAATAGTGAGTGTAGTTTTGAAAATTATAAAAAAGAGAGTAAGGAACATTTAGAGGTAAAGAAAAAGTTATATCAACACTTTAAAAATAAATATAAAAATGTCCAAGTTGAATATATTTTTAAAACAAATGATAGTTTACAGATTGCAGATCTTTATTTAGCCGATAAAAATATTGCTCTTGAATACCAGCGTTCTATCATACCCTATACTTTATTGGCAGATAGGACAAGGGGATATTTAGATGCAGGAATAAAATTAATTTGGCTAATAGATGTTAATAAATTTGTTAAAGAGATTAAAAGAAATAATGATATAGTGTATATAAAGTATTCACCTTTTGTAGATAATTTTTTAAACTATCACAAGGGGGCTATTTTTTTCTATGGTTTTGATAGGAATAGGGATGAAATTTTATTCTATCAACTTTGGGCTAGCAGTTTAAAAAAACATAATGCGATTTGTAAAATTAGTAGTTGTAAATTATCTAATTTTGATTTGCCCCTAAATTTTACTTTTTCTAGCAAAAATTTAACAACAAAATTTTATCCGACCGATATAGAAAATTATGTTTATAGGCAATTAAAATTTGATAAAACTGTAAAAAACAAACTTTTAAGTTTATTCTACAATCAAAGAATTGCCCTTAATAAGATACCAAAAATTATTGGTCTTAATCTAAACGAGCAACTATTATTAAGAAGCCCCTTAATCATGTGGCAGGGACAAATGTTTAAACTTTATAAGCAGGGAAAATCATATCAAGAAATTTTAAAATACATGCTAAACTATATTACTTTTATTGATACTATATATATTAATGATTATGAAAAATTAAGGATACTAAAAAAAATAATAGACTGGTATTACACAAAATTACAAAATTAA
- a CDS encoding HAD family phosphatase codes for MAKKIAAFFDIDGTLYRDSLMTEHFKKLIKYEILDNKIWVNDIRHLYQAWDNREDDYDGYLFELSNKYVQAITGLEKSTLDFVAEQVIKLKADRVYKYTRNIIKKHKEQGHLVFFISGSPDFLVEKMGEKHEVFLSVGSGYIIKDNIFTGKVIPMWDSQSKNNMIDELIATYEIDLENSYAYGDTNGDYEMLSRVGNPVAINPSSELLTNIKNNKNLSQKIDIIIERKDVIYSLKDTVKTLEI; via the coding sequence ATGGCAAAGAAAATAGCAGCTTTTTTTGATATAGATGGAACTCTTTATCGTGATTCCTTGATGACAGAACACTTTAAAAAATTAATTAAATATGAAATATTGGACAATAAAATTTGGGTAAACGACATTCGCCACTTGTATCAGGCTTGGGACAATAGGGAAGATGACTACGACGGTTATTTGTTTGAACTATCTAATAAATATGTTCAGGCAATAACTGGCCTTGAAAAAAGCACCTTAGATTTTGTTGCCGAGCAGGTGATAAAATTAAAGGCTGATAGGGTTTATAAGTATACAAGAAATATTATTAAAAAACACAAAGAACAAGGGCATTTAGTATTTTTCATCTCGGGTAGTCCAGACTTTTTGGTCGAAAAAATGGGAGAAAAACACGAAGTTTTTTTAAGCGTTGGTAGCGGCTATATTATAAAAGACAATATCTTTACTGGTAAGGTAATTCCTATGTGGGATTCGCAGAGTAAAAATAATATGATTGATGAACTTATAGCGACCTATGAAATAGACTTAGAAAATTCCTACGCTTATGGCGATACTAACGGAGATTATGAAATGCTTAGCCGGGTTGGAAATCCTGTGGCAATAAATCCGAGTAGCGAACTCTTAACAAATATTAAAAATAATAAAAATCTTTCCCAAAAAATTGATATTATAATAGAAAGAAAAGATGTTATCTACTCACTAAAAGATACTGTCAAAACACTAGAAATATAA
- a CDS encoding pyridoxal-phosphate dependent enzyme translates to MNSNSKKLGIKASIEKAKELTEKYENAIILSQFDNPANPNYHYKTTAKEILEQVPNVDIFVAGVGTGGTFTGVTKFLKESKKDLLAVALEPAESPAISKGEAGVHRIQGIGRGFVPGNFNRELMMKF, encoded by the coding sequence ATTAATTCTAACTCCAAAAAATTAGGTATTAAGGCTTCTATTGAAAAAGCAAAAGAACTAACAGAAAAATACGAAAATGCAATTATTTTAAGTCAATTTGATAATCCTGCAAATCCAAATTATCACTATAAAACAACTGCAAAAGAAATTTTAGAACAAGTACCTAATGTTGATATTTTTGTTGCTGGAGTTGGTACTGGTGGAACATTTACAGGGGTAACTAAGTTTCTAAAAGAATCTAAAAAAGATTTATTAGCAGTAGCACTTGAGCCAGCAGAATCACCAGCAATTTCTAAAGGTGAAGCTGGAGTACACAGAATTCAAGGTATAGGCAGAGGTTTTGTTCCTGGTAATTTCAACAGAGAATTAATGATGAAATTTTAA
- a CDS encoding lactonase family protein translates to MIEKFYLGTYTKRISQGIYSIKLDKVNKKLFDLKLEYSVNNPTYLVTSKENIFTVSTKESLGGLTYFKNGKKIADHHSENSGPCYIAYDEKNNFLLTANYHTASLILYEINKDKIILLDKIIHEGKSSLGSQEKSHIHYSNFSSDKKFIVACDLGTDSLITYKIENKKLLKVATYKATEKSGARHLVFHPQKDIAYLICELNASIEILNFDKVNGSFTKKDGISLVENDEKKWAAAIRITKDGKKLYASNRGKDVLLAFKIEDDGLLNHIQTVDTLGSVARDFNLSSDDKFLLVGHQESDNLTLFERNEDGRLKCIEKNIFAPEVVNIVNKN, encoded by the coding sequence ATGATTGAAAAATTTTATTTAGGAACTTATACCAAAAGAATTAGTCAAGGAATTTATTCTATAAAACTTGATAAAGTAAATAAAAAATTATTTGATTTGAAACTAGAATATTCAGTAAATAATCCTACATATTTAGTAACTAGCAAAGAAAATATTTTTACCGTTTCTACTAAAGAATCTTTAGGAGGACTTACATATTTTAAAAATGGTAAAAAAATAGCCGATCATCATTCAGAAAATTCTGGACCTTGCTACATAGCCTATGATGAAAAAAATAATTTTTTACTAACAGCTAATTACCATACAGCTAGTCTTATCTTGTATGAAATTAATAAGGACAAAATAATTTTACTTGATAAAATAATTCATGAAGGCAAAAGTTCATTAGGTTCTCAAGAAAAATCCCACATACATTACAGCAATTTTAGTTCTGATAAAAAATTTATTGTAGCTTGCGATTTGGGAACTGACAGCCTAATAACATATAAAATAGAAAATAAAAAATTACTTAAGGTCGCAACCTACAAGGCAACAGAAAAAAGCGGGGCTAGACACCTAGTATTTCATCCTCAAAAAGATATAGCCTACTTGATATGTGAACTAAATGCCAGCATAGAAATATTAAATTTTGATAAAGTTAATGGAAGTTTTACTAAAAAGGATGGTATCTCCCTAGTAGAAAATGATGAAAAAAAATGGGCAGCAGCTATACGCATTACTAAGGACGGAAAAAAATTATATGCTAGCAACCGAGGAAAAGATGTTTTACTAGCATTTAAAATTGAAGATGATGGCTTATTAAATCATATTCAAACTGTTGATACCTTGGGTAGTGTGGCTAGAGATTTTAATTTATCTTCAGATGATAAATTTTTACTTGTAGGACATCAAGAATCTGATAATCTAACCTTATTTGAAAGAAATGAAGACGGCAGACTTAAGTGTATTGAAAAAAATATTTTTGCTCCAGAAGTTGTTAATATAGTAAATAAAAACTGA
- a CDS encoding DNA-processing protein DprA: MDREEILQKKLTDEEKKIILSLIAIENITTLRIHKALKNVKKIEDMASLDLKTFTSYFGKSCEEAYDKFQYNLSFNYEKYFNFYGTEYIFYDSEYYPKELFRLYDFPFVIFYRGNKDLLLFKRKISIVGTRNNTKYSENALDVIVPFLVDNNFVVASGLASGVDSIAHTKTIRSRGYTIGVIAHGHNTIYPESNNKLYEIMRIKHLIISEYFPTAKIRKYRFLERNRIVAALGCGLIVTEAGIKSGTSRTIDFALDIGNAVFCLPGRFGDKMSLALNEHIRSGAIMLNKLKDIKDEFNL, from the coding sequence ATGGATAGGGAAGAAATCTTGCAAAAGAAATTAACAGATGAAGAAAAAAAGATAATCTTATCACTAATAGCCATTGAAAATATAACAACATTAAGGATACACAAGGCACTAAAAAATGTAAAAAAAATTGAAGATATGGCTAGCCTAGACTTAAAAACTTTTACATCTTATTTTGGCAAGTCTTGTGAAGAGGCTTATGATAAATTTCAGTATAATTTAAGCTTTAACTATGAAAAATATTTTAATTTTTACGGAACTGAATATATTTTTTATGACAGTGAATACTATCCGAAAGAATTATTTAGATTATATGATTTTCCTTTTGTAATTTTTTATAGGGGCAATAAAGACTTGCTCCTGTTCAAAAGAAAAATTTCCATAGTGGGGACAAGAAATAATACAAAATATTCTGAGAATGCCCTTGATGTGATTGTGCCTTTTTTGGTTGATAATAATTTTGTTGTGGCAAGTGGTCTTGCAAGTGGAGTAGATAGCATAGCCCATACAAAAACCATAAGAAGCAGGGGCTATACAATAGGGGTAATAGCTCACGGTCATAATACAATTTACCCTGAAAGTAATAATAAATTGTATGAAATAATGAGAATAAAACATTTGATTATATCGGAATATTTTCCTACTGCCAAAATTAGAAAATACAGATTTTTAGAACGTAACAGAATAGTTGCAGCCTTAGGTTGTGGTTTAATAGTTACAGAAGCGGGTATAAAAAGTGGAACTTCTAGGACAATAGATTTTGCTCTTGATATAGGTAATGCAGTATTTTGTCTGCCTGGTAGATTTGGAGATAAGATGAGCTTAGCCTTGAATGAACATATTAGAAGCGGAGCAATTATGCTAAATAAGTTGAAGGATATAAAAGATGAATTTAATCTTTAA
- a CDS encoding nucleoside deaminase — protein sequence MTNHDYFMSIALEEARLAYQKGEVPIGAVLVVDNKIIAKAHNTRETSQQALNHAEILVINEACKKIGFWRLDNSFLYSTVEPCVMCSGAIIQARVENVIYGTKDPKNGCCGSIINLVESNLFNHRAKIIGGVMEEECSYIVKKFFKELRERK from the coding sequence ATGACAAATCATGATTACTTTATGAGCATTGCTTTAGAAGAAGCTAGACTTGCCTACCAGAAAGGAGAAGTTCCTATTGGTGCTGTCTTAGTTGTCGATAATAAAATTATTGCTAAGGCACACAATACCAGAGAAACAAGCCAGCAAGCCCTAAATCATGCAGAAATTTTGGTGATAAATGAGGCTTGTAAGAAAATAGGATTTTGGCGACTTGATAATAGTTTTTTATATTCTACTGTTGAACCCTGCGTTATGTGTAGTGGAGCTATAATTCAAGCTAGGGTAGAAAATGTTATTTACGGCACAAAAGACCCCAAAAATGGTTGTTGTGGTAGTATAATAAACTTGGTAGAAAGTAATCTTTTTAATCATAGGGCTAAGATAATTGGCGGTGTCATGGAAGAAGAATGTAGTTATATTGTAAAAAAATTTTTTAAAGAGCTTAGGGAAAGAAAATAA
- a CDS encoding zinc ribbon domain-containing protein YjdM, which yields MTILPNCPECKSEYTYEDGALFVCPMCTYEWTANDIKEDEEKVYRDSKGNILQNGDTVTVIKDLKVKGASSVLKQGTRVKNIRLVEGDHDIDCKIDGFGAMKLKSEFVKKI from the coding sequence ATGACAATTTTACCAAATTGTCCAGAATGTAAATCAGAATATACTTATGAGGATGGGGCTTTATTTGTCTGTCCTATGTGTACTTATGAATGGACTGCAAATGATATAAAAGAAGACGAAGAAAAAGTTTATAGAGATTCTAAGGGAAATATCTTGCAAAACGGAGATACAGTAACAGTAATAAAAGATTTGAAAGTAAAGGGAGCCTCATCAGTTTTAAAACAAGGAACACGAGTAAAAAACATTCGTTTAGTGGAGGGCGACCACGATATAGACTGTAAAATTGATGGTTTTGGAGCTATGAAATTAAAATCAGAATTTGTTAAGAAGATATAG
- a CDS encoding TatD family hydrolase, with amino-acid sequence MLFDTHAHLNDDAFKNDLEKTVNRAREAGVKLINIVGFDDKSIKRALEIAELYDEMYLTVGWHPVEAIDFTEEKYNMIKDLALNHKKVIAIGEIGLDYYWDKSPKEIQKEVFRKQIKLAKEVKKPIVIHCRDAMADTLKILQEENAKEVGGIMHCFSGSVESMKIALKENFHISLAGPVTYKNAKTPKEIARLCPSDRLLLETDCPYLTPSPYRGKRNESSYVKYVAQEIADLREMSYEKLASLTYNNACNLFKIKNKER; translated from the coding sequence ATGTTATTTGATACACATGCTCATCTTAATGATGATGCTTTTAAAAATGATTTAGAAAAAACAGTTAATAGGGCAAGAGAGGCTGGAGTTAAACTGATAAATATTGTCGGTTTTGACGATAAGAGTATAAAACGTGCCTTAGAAATTGCTGAACTTTATGATGAAATGTATTTGACTGTGGGTTGGCATCCAGTAGAAGCCATAGACTTTACAGAAGAAAAATACAATATGATAAAAGATTTAGCCTTAAATCATAAAAAAGTAATAGCTATTGGTGAAATAGGTTTGGATTATTACTGGGATAAAAGTCCCAAAGAAATTCAAAAAGAAGTATTTAGAAAACAGATAAAATTAGCAAAAGAAGTTAAAAAACCAATAGTAATTCATTGTCGAGATGCCATGGCAGACACATTAAAAATATTACAAGAAGAAAATGCTAAAGAAGTCGGAGGAATAATGCATTGTTTCTCTGGTTCTGTTGAAAGTATGAAGATAGCATTAAAAGAAAATTTCCATATATCTTTGGCTGGTCCGGTAACATATAAAAATGCAAAAACTCCGAAAGAAATAGCAAGATTGTGTCCATCAGATAGGTTATTACTAGAAACAGATTGCCCCTATTTAACACCAAGTCCATACAGGGGGAAAAGAAATGAATCTTCTTACGTTAAATATGTTGCACAAGAAATTGCTGACTTGCGAGAAATGTCTTACGAAAAGTTGGCAAGCCTAACCTATAATAATGCTTGTAATTTATTTAAAATAAAAAATAAAGAGAGGTAA